GTGCGCGAGATCGAGCATTGCCTGATCCCCTTGAGCGATGGCACCCCGCTCGCCGCGCGCATCTGGCTGCCGGAGTCGGCGGGGCCGCAGCGCTTTCCGGCGATCCTGGAGTACCTGCCGTACCGCAAGCGCGACGGCACCGCCCTGCGCGACAGCCTGAGCCACCCCTGGATGGCCGGGCAGGGATATGTGTGCGTGCGGGTGGACATGCGCGGGAGCGGCGAGTCCGGGGGGCTGCTGGAGGATGAGTACAGCCTGCGGGAGCAGGAGGACGCCCTGGAGGTCATCGACTGGCTGTGCCGGCAGCCCTGGTGCGATGGCCGGGTGGGGATGATGGGCATCTCCTGGGGTGGCATCAACAGCCTTCAGCTGGCCGCCCGCCGGCCCCGGGCGCTGAAGGCCATCATCACCCTCTGCTCGTCCGACGACCGCTACGCCGACGATATCCACTTCAAGGGCGGTTGCCTGTTGCTGGAGAGCCTCGGCTGGTCGGCCACCATGCTCAGCTTCCTCGCCGTGCCTCCCGACCCGCTCCTGCTGGGGGAGGCCTGGCGCCAGCGCTGGCAGGAGCGCCTGGAGGCCATGCCGGCGCTGGCCGGCATCTGGCTGGAACACCAGGTGCGCGATGACTACTGGCGCCAGGGCTCGGTGTGCGAGGACTACGGGGCGATCGAGGCGGCGGTCTACGCCATCGGCGGCTGGGGGGACGCCTACAGGAACGCCGTGCCGCGCCTGCTGCAGCACCTGCCCGGTCCGAAGAAGGCCCTGGTGGGTCCCTGGATCCACAAGTACCCGCATATCGCCGTGCCGGCCCCGGCCATCGGCTTCCTGCAGGAAGCCAGGCGCTGGTGGGACCACTGGCTGAAGGGCATCGACAACGGGGTGATGGACGAGGCCCCCGGCACCTTCTACCTGCAGGACGTGCTGCCGCCCCGAGCCTGTTACCGGGAGCGTCCCGGGGCCTGGGTCCGGACGGCCGGCTGGCCGGATCCGCAGCTCCGGCGCCGGGTGTTCTCCCTCGGCGAGGCCGGACTGGTGCCGGAACGCGCGGATCTGGAGCGGCCACGCCGCTTCTGCTCGCCGGTGACCACCGGGCTCCACCAGGGGCGTTACTGCGCCATCTGGCTCGGGCCCGACGGTCCCACCGACCAGCGCCGGGACGATGCCCACTCACTGTGCTTCGACTCGGCGCCACTGGCCGAACCCCTGCGCCTGCTGGGGGACGCGCGCCTGGACCTGTGCCTGAGCGCCGACCGTCCCTGTGGTCACCTGGTGGCGCGCCTCAATGCCGTCGCGCCCGACGGGCAGGTGACGCAACTGAGCTACGGCGCCCTCAACCTGCGCCTGCGCGACGACCTCGCCGAACCGACGCCGGTGGTGCCGGGCGAGCCGATGCGCGTCGTCCTCGTGCTGGATCAGATGGGCTGGCGGGTGCCCGCCGGGTATCGGCTGCGCATCGCCCTGGGCACGGCCAGCTTCCCCCTGCTCTGGCCCGCCCCGGAACTGGCGACCCTGACCCTGCTGCCGGGTCCGCAGCGGGTCGAGCTGCCGGCCTTCGAGGGGGAAGAGGTGCCCTGTCCCTTCGAGCGGCCCCAGGGCGCCGTGCCGGAAGCGCTGGAGGTGCTGCGCGAGCCGGGGCCGCGTCGGACACTGGAGGAGGACGTGGCCAGCGGGGAGGTGCGGGTGAGGATCGAGGACGACCTCGGCGCCCGGCGTTTCCTCGACCACGGCCTCTGGGTCGACCAGCGCTGCACCGAGACCTATCGGGCCCTGCCCTGGGATCCCCTTTCAGTGCGGGCGGATATCCGCTGGCGCTCCTGCACGGGCCGGGACGACTGGCGGGTGGAGGTGGACACTCGCCTGCAGGTGCAGGCCGATGCCCGCTGGTTCTACCTGGAGACTGAACAGGTGGCGCGACTGGACAGCCAGGAGGTGCATCGCGCCCACTGGCACCAGCGGGTAGCGCGATTCACGGCCTGAGGCGTCGGTCCCGTCGCACCACATCGCCTCCGTCTGATACGGTTTTTCGCGCCTGACCTGAGGCTGTTTTGCCGGGTGGGTGGCGGCGATAGTGAGGCCCCGCACGCCTTGCCGGAGCCTTTGCGATGTACCAATACGACGATTACGACCGCGCCCTGGTGCTGGAGCGCGTCGAACAGTTCCGCGACCAGGTGGCGCGGCGGCTGTCCGGCGCGCTGTCCGAGGAGGAGTTCCTGCCCCTGCGGCTGCAGAACGGCCTGTACCTGCAGAAACACGCCTACATGCTGCGGGTGGCCATTCCCTACGGCACCCTGTCGTCGCGGCAGATGCGCTGCCTGGCGCGCATCGCCCGGGAACACGACCGGGGCTACGGGCACTTCACCACGCGGCAGAATATCCAGTTCAACTGGATCACCCTGGCCGAGGTGCCGGATATCCTCCGGCAACTGGCCGAGGTGGAGATGCACGCCATCCAGACTTCCGGCAACTGCGTGCGCAACATCACCACCGAAGCCTTCGCCGGGGTGGCCGCCGATGAGCTGCTGGACCCGCGCCCGCTGGCGGAGATCCTGCGCCAGTGGTCCACCATCAACCCGGAATTCCTCTTCCTGCCGCGCAAGTTCAAGATCGCCCTCTGCGCCGCCGAGGAGGACCGGGCAGCGGTGAAGATGCACGACATCGGCCTCTATCTCTACCGCGACGACGACGGCGAGATGCGCCTGCGGGTGCTGGTGGGCGGTGGCCTGGGGCGCACGCCGATCCTCGGCCAGGTGATCCGCGAGGGCCTGCACTGGCGGGACCTGCTGTCCTATGTCGAGGCCGTGCTGCGGGTCTACAACCGCCATGGCCGGCGCGACAACAAGTACAAGGCGCGCATCAAGATCCTGGTGAAGGCGCTGGGCATCGACGCCTTCGCCCGCGAGGTGGAGACCGAGTGGCAGCACCTCAGGGACGGCCCCGCGCAACTCACCGAGGCAGAGTACCAGCGGGTGGCCGCCAGCTTCACCCAGCCGCCCTATGCGCGGCTGGACGACGCCGACCTCGACTTCGGCAGCCACCTGGCCCGCGATCCGGCGTTCGCCCGCTGGGCCGCCCGCAGCCTGCAGGCGCACCGGATGCCCGGCTACGCGGCCGTGGTGCTGTCCACCAAGCCCGGACCGCAAGCGCCGCCCGGTGACGTGACCGCCGAACAGATGGAGGCGGTGGCGGACTGGGCCGAGCGCTTCGGCTTCGGCGAGATCCGCATCGCCCACGAGCAGAACCTGGTGCTGCCGGACGTGCGCAAGGCCGATCTCCCTGCGCTCTGGGAACTCGCCCGGGCCCAGGGCCTGGCGACGCCGAACGTCGGCCTGCTCACCGACATCATCGCCTGCCCCGGCGGCGACTACTGCGCCCTGGCCAATGCCAAGTCCATTCCCATCGCCCAGGCCATCCAGGCGCGTTTCCAGGACTCTGTCGCCCTGCAGGCACTCGGTGAACTCAGCCTGAACATCTCCGGCTGCATGAACGCCTGCGGTCACCACCACATCGGCAACATCGGCATCCTCGGCGTGGATAAGGGCGGCAGCGAGTGGTACCAGGTCACGGTCGGCGGCGCCCAGGGCATGGACAGCGAACTGGGGCGGGTGATCGGCCCCTCCTTCAGCGCCAATGAGGTGCCGGCGGTGATCGAGCGGCTGGTGGCCACCTTCAGTGATCACCGGGCGCCGGGTGAGCGTTTCATCGACACGGTACGGCGCATCGGGCTGGAGCCCTTCAAGGAGCGGGTCTACGCCCGCGAGGAGGTCCCGGCATGAAGAACCTGATCAAGCTGGTGGACGGCCAGGCGCGCCGGGTGGACGACCCCTGGACGCTGGTGCGCGAGGCGGGCGAGGGCCTGCCCGGGGGGCCGCTGATCCTGCCCCTTGACGCCTGGCGTGAACGCGGTGGGCGCGATGGCCTGCTCCTGCAACCCGACGACGAGGTGGAAGCCCTGGTGGGCGAACTGCCCGATGCCCTGCCATTGATCGCCCTGGACTTCCCCAGCTTTCGCGATGGCCGTGGCTACAGCCAGGCCTATCTGCTGCGGACCCGCCTGGGCTGGCGCGGCGAACTGCGGGCGGTGGGGGATGTGCTGCGGGACCAGCTCGCCCATATGCGCCAGTGCGGCTTCGACGCCTTCGCCGTACGGGAGGACAAGTGCGTCGAGGACGCCCTCAAGGGATTGGCCGGGGTCAGTGTGCTCTACGGCCGATCCGCCATAGAGCCGAGGCCGCTGTTTCGTAGGCGCTAAGAGATTTCATACATGATTGGTAAAAAAACCGGCTTTATTGTCGCTGAATTTCTGATCTAGCATTTGCGGTCCGTTCATCCCGTCTGGAAACCAATGGACAGCGACAGTAGTTCCAAGCCGCCCCCCGCACCTCGGGGTGCGGCGTGCCTCCTCCCCGGCATCCGTCGATGCCACTCGCGTTCGCAGCCTCCCGCTGCCTCTTCCCCGTGCACCTCGATGCACCGCCCGCAGGCGGGAATCACGCCTGCCCCTGACCTGCCGACGAGAGCCTGATCACCATGGAATGGATAGCTGACCCAACGGCCTGGTTGGGCCTTCTCACCCTGATCGTCCTGGAGATCGTCCTCGGCATCGACAACCTGGTGTTCATCGCCATCCTGGCGGACAAGCTGCCGCCGGAGCAGCGCGACCGCGCGCGGCTGATCGGCCTGTCCCTGGCCCTGCTGATGCGCCTGGGCCTGCTGGCCAGCATCTCCTGGCTGGTGACCCTGACCACCCCGCTGTTCGAGGTGTTCGGCAAGAGCTTCTCCGGCCGTGACCTGATCATGCTCTTCGGTGGCGTGTTCCTGTTGTTCAAGGCCACCATGGAACTGCACGAACGCCTGGAGGGCCGCGTCCATGCCCAGGGTGGCAGCCGCGCCTACGCCCTGTTCTGGCCGGTGGTGGCGCAGATCGTGGTGCTGGACGCGGTGTTCTCCCTGGACGCCGTGATCACCGCTGTCGGCATGGTGGAGCACCTGGAGGTGATGATGATCGCCGTGGTGGTGTCCATCGGCCTGATGATCGTCGCCAGCAAGCCGCTGACCGCCTTCGTCAATGCCCATCCCACGGTGATCATGCTGTGCCTGGGCTTCCTGATGATGATCGGCTTCAGCCTCACCGCCGAAGGCCTGGGTTTCCATATCCCGAAAGGCTACCTCTACGCCGCCATCGGCTTCAGCCTGCTGATCGAGGCCGCCAACCAGCTGGTGCGCTGGCGCCGCAAGCGCCACCTGCAGGGCAGCCGCAACGTGCGTGAGCGCACCGCCCATGCCGTGCTGCGCCTGCTGGGCGGCCGCGAAGTGGGGAGCGATGAAGTGGGCGAGGAGATCGCCGACCTGGTGGGCGGGGAAGATGCCGGCCAGGTGCCCTTCGACCGGCGCGAGCGGATCATGATCAGCGGCGTGCTGGGCCTGGCCGAGCGCCCGATCCGCACGGAGATGACCCACCGCGGCGAGGTGGAGCGCATCGACCTGGACGATGCGCCCGAGGCCATCCGCGATGCCCTGCTGCGCTCGCCCCATTCGCGCCTGCCGGTGATCCGCAGCGGTGATATCGACGAGCCCCTGGGCTACGTGCACAAGAAGGAACTGCTGCGGGAGCTCTTGCAGGGGCAGGAGCCGGATATCCAGCAATTGCTGCGTGTTCCGCCCAACCTGCCGGAAAGCGCCTCGGTGCTCAGCGCCCTGGAGGAAATGCGCAGGGCCTCCACCCACGTGGCCTTCGTGGTCAACGAGTTCGGCGGCTTCGAGGGCCTGCTGACCATGACCGACATCCTCGAGACCATTGCCGGTGAACTGCCGGACGCCAGTGAAGTGGATGGCCTGGACATCGAGCCTTGCGACGGTGGCTGGAAGGTCAGCGGCGCGGTGACCCTGAACCTGCTGGGCGAGCGCCTCGGCTTCAGCGCCCGGCCGAGCGAGGATTACCAGACCGTGGCCGGCCTGGCCATGAGCCTGCTGGACCGCCTGCCGGCCAAGGGAGACGCCCTGGAGGTGGAAGGCTGGAAGCTGGAGGTGATCGAGGTGAAGGAGCGGCGGGTCAACCGGCTGCTGCTGACGCCGAGGCTCCAACCGTAGGATGGGTGGAGCGAAGCGATACCCATCGGTGGGATTGTACGCAGTCGGGACATAACGCCTGCACTCGCCCCTACAGGGGACAACGGCGCCTCCAGGGCGCCGTTGCATTTACTGCGGTGCGGTCAGGGTTGCTGCTTGTCCCGCTGGGACTTGAGCAGGTCGCGGATCTCGGTCAGCAGTTCCTGGTCCCTGGTGGGGGCCGGCGGCGCTTCCGGGGCGGCGGCTTCTTCCCGCTTGAGGCGGTTCAGCACCTTGATGCCCATGAAGATCGCGAAGGCGACGATGACGAAGTCGAGCACCGTCTGGATGAACTTGCCGTAGCTCAGCACCACGGCGGGAATGTCGCCTTCGGCGGCCTTGAGCGTGATGGCCAGGTCGGTGAAGTCCACGCCCCCGATGAGCAGGCCGATGGGGGGCATGATCACGTCGCCGACGAAGGACGAGACGATCTTGCCGAAGGCGGCACCGATGATGATGCCCACGGCCATGTCGACCACGTTGCCCTTGACGGCGAAGGCTTTGAATTCACTGAGCAGGCTCATGTTTCACTCCCTGAGGTTCTGGTTTTAATGCTGAAGTGTAATTCAGCGGTCAGAGGCTGCCAGCGCGGGTTCGCCTGGCTGTGCCGACCGCCAATGCTAGGAGCTGGCCGGGACACTGCCAAGTTCGCGGCGGGTTTCCGTCAGGCGGCGCTTTCCCTCGCCGGGGCCTGGTCTAGCCTGAAGATCAGGCAACATGAGGAGGGCCGCAGACATGCCACTGGAACATCACCCGCTGAACCGTGAATTCCCGGAATACAGGGACGCCATGCGTGCCCTGTTGCAGAGCGACGCGCAATTCGCCCGGCTGGCGGGGGAATACCAGGAACTGGATTCGCGCATCTACCAAGTCGAGGACGGCACCCAGGCACTGGACGACGGGGCCTTGCACAACCTGAAGATGCAGCGGGTCGCGCTGAAGGACGAGATCGCCCGCCTGCTCAAGGGGAGCAAGGGCTGACGCCCGGCTTGATCCGGATCAAGGGGGCGTCGGGGCCGGCTGGATAGTCTGGGACATCTTCACTGCCCGGAGCCGAACCCCATGACCTCGACCCATTCCCCGTCCACCGGCGCGGCGTCGCAAGCCGCGCCGGTCCCGTCTCCCGAACGCCAGGACGCCGTCGAGCGCCTGGGCCGCCTGCAGCACCAGTACGACCTGTTGCAATTGCGCATCCAGCGCGTGGAAGAGGGCGCCGAGCCCGAGGACGGCTCCAGCCTGGCCATGCTCCGCATGCGCCTGGAGGGCCTGCGCCAGGACCTCGATCGCCAGCGTCGTCGCGCCAGCGGCCAGTGCTGCAACTGCGGGGGCGGCTGTCGGGGCTGATCCGCTATCATGCGGCCTTTGGTTTTCTGACGGAGGCCGCTGATGGCCAAGGCCAAGCGCATGTACGGCTGCACCGAGTGCGGCTCCACCTTCCCCAAATGGGCCGGCCAGTGCGCCGATTGCGGAGCCTGGAACACCCTGGTGGAAACCGTGCTGGAAGGTGCCGCCGCCAGCTCCTCGAACGGTCGCGGCGGCTGGGCCGGCCAACAGACGCAGATCAAGACCCTGGCGGAAGTCAGCGTCGAGGAGATGCCGCGATTCTCCACCGCGTCCAACGAACTGGATCGCGTGCTGGGCGGCGGCCTGGTCGATGGCTCGGTGGTGCTGATCGGCGGCGA
This genomic window from Pseudomonas furukawaii contains:
- a CDS encoding CocE/NonD family hydrolase, producing MDVISEFPYRVREIEHCLIPLSDGTPLAARIWLPESAGPQRFPAILEYLPYRKRDGTALRDSLSHPWMAGQGYVCVRVDMRGSGESGGLLEDEYSLREQEDALEVIDWLCRQPWCDGRVGMMGISWGGINSLQLAARRPRALKAIITLCSSDDRYADDIHFKGGCLLLESLGWSATMLSFLAVPPDPLLLGEAWRQRWQERLEAMPALAGIWLEHQVRDDYWRQGSVCEDYGAIEAAVYAIGGWGDAYRNAVPRLLQHLPGPKKALVGPWIHKYPHIAVPAPAIGFLQEARRWWDHWLKGIDNGVMDEAPGTFYLQDVLPPRACYRERPGAWVRTAGWPDPQLRRRVFSLGEAGLVPERADLERPRRFCSPVTTGLHQGRYCAIWLGPDGPTDQRRDDAHSLCFDSAPLAEPLRLLGDARLDLCLSADRPCGHLVARLNAVAPDGQVTQLSYGALNLRLRDDLAEPTPVVPGEPMRVVLVLDQMGWRVPAGYRLRIALGTASFPLLWPAPELATLTLLPGPQRVELPAFEGEEVPCPFERPQGAVPEALEVLREPGPRRTLEEDVASGEVRVRIEDDLGARRFLDHGLWVDQRCTETYRALPWDPLSVRADIRWRSCTGRDDWRVEVDTRLQVQADARWFYLETEQVARLDSQEVHRAHWHQRVARFTA
- a CDS encoding nitrite/sulfite reductase — encoded protein: MYQYDDYDRALVLERVEQFRDQVARRLSGALSEEEFLPLRLQNGLYLQKHAYMLRVAIPYGTLSSRQMRCLARIAREHDRGYGHFTTRQNIQFNWITLAEVPDILRQLAEVEMHAIQTSGNCVRNITTEAFAGVAADELLDPRPLAEILRQWSTINPEFLFLPRKFKIALCAAEEDRAAVKMHDIGLYLYRDDDGEMRLRVLVGGGLGRTPILGQVIREGLHWRDLLSYVEAVLRVYNRHGRRDNKYKARIKILVKALGIDAFAREVETEWQHLRDGPAQLTEAEYQRVAASFTQPPYARLDDADLDFGSHLARDPAFARWAARSLQAHRMPGYAAVVLSTKPGPQAPPGDVTAEQMEAVADWAERFGFGEIRIAHEQNLVLPDVRKADLPALWELARAQGLATPNVGLLTDIIACPGGDYCALANAKSIPIAQAIQARFQDSVALQALGELSLNISGCMNACGHHHIGNIGILGVDKGGSEWYQVTVGGAQGMDSELGRVIGPSFSANEVPAVIERLVATFSDHRAPGERFIDTVRRIGLEPFKERVYAREEVPA
- a CDS encoding DUF934 domain-containing protein; the encoded protein is MKNLIKLVDGQARRVDDPWTLVREAGEGLPGGPLILPLDAWRERGGRDGLLLQPDDEVEALVGELPDALPLIALDFPSFRDGRGYSQAYLLRTRLGWRGELRAVGDVLRDQLAHMRQCGFDAFAVREDKCVEDALKGLAGVSVLYGRSAIEPRPLFRRR
- a CDS encoding TerC family protein encodes the protein MEWIADPTAWLGLLTLIVLEIVLGIDNLVFIAILADKLPPEQRDRARLIGLSLALLMRLGLLASISWLVTLTTPLFEVFGKSFSGRDLIMLFGGVFLLFKATMELHERLEGRVHAQGGSRAYALFWPVVAQIVVLDAVFSLDAVITAVGMVEHLEVMMIAVVVSIGLMIVASKPLTAFVNAHPTVIMLCLGFLMMIGFSLTAEGLGFHIPKGYLYAAIGFSLLIEAANQLVRWRRKRHLQGSRNVRERTAHAVLRLLGGREVGSDEVGEEIADLVGGEDAGQVPFDRRERIMISGVLGLAERPIRTEMTHRGEVERIDLDDAPEAIRDALLRSPHSRLPVIRSGDIDEPLGYVHKKELLRELLQGQEPDIQQLLRVPPNLPESASVLSALEEMRRASTHVAFVVNEFGGFEGLLTMTDILETIAGELPDASEVDGLDIEPCDGGWKVSGAVTLNLLGERLGFSARPSEDYQTVAGLAMSLLDRLPAKGDALEVEGWKLEVIEVKERRVNRLLLTPRLQP
- the mscL gene encoding large-conductance mechanosensitive channel protein MscL is translated as MSLLSEFKAFAVKGNVVDMAVGIIIGAAFGKIVSSFVGDVIMPPIGLLIGGVDFTDLAITLKAAEGDIPAVVLSYGKFIQTVLDFVIVAFAIFMGIKVLNRLKREEAAAPEAPPAPTRDQELLTEIRDLLKSQRDKQQP
- a CDS encoding YdcH family protein, with the translated sequence MPLEHHPLNREFPEYRDAMRALLQSDAQFARLAGEYQELDSRIYQVEDGTQALDDGALHNLKMQRVALKDEIARLLKGSKG